The genomic DNA TAGCCAAAATCCACCAAGTAATCCTATTTATACAGGTAAGGGGTGGTATGATTTATACACTTTAGATATATCTGGCTTATATGCTGATACTGGCTCTTCCCGCGTCATACGGGGCGGCTACTGGAGCAGCAGCGCTCAGTCCTGCCGTTCGGCGTATCGCCACTACTACTCGCCGTCCTACCGTGGCAGCAACCTCGGCGCGCGCTTAGCGAGGATACCTTAGTTACTATTTTTCGGTTTTACTATTTTACAGTTTGCAAAAAGTTGAGTAAGGAATTATTAGTGAGTATGGGAAAATAAAAAGCAGCGTACTAAGCAAAACGATGGCGTAGCGTAGCCGCTCATCGATTTTGCGTAAAATAAGTTGAGATAGGAACTACGGAGAGAGGCGATTTTTTTTTGAAGGAATGACGCAATGTGTTAAATAAGTCTAAAATATATTCAAAATATGGAATATCCCCATTTTATAATTAATTGTCTGAATCAGAATTTTCAGAATTTTAAAATTTACAGAATGGGATTGTGGGTAATTTTTAGTTTTGTTATTTAAAATTTCAAGTAGTTTAAAGTAACGGATGAAAAATTTTATACAATTTTATTCTGCTAATTCTTTAATTCTGAAAATTCTGATTCAGACATTTTCTAAATTTATGTTTCTGAAACAGTCTTAATTTTCCTAAGTCAACAGTATTACCGTCAAGGGAGAGGGGATAAGCTTCAAACTTTTCGCAGTTTTGTATTAGTGCTTGTTTACTAATAGTTTAGAACTTAACAGCCATGCTTTAAAAAAAGGATAAATCCATTATTTGGCATTCTTCATATTATTTTATTTATGAGATTCTATATTACAAATATGGAATATATATAAAAAGTAAAAATATGACTAAGGCTAAAAATAGTGAATATACAATATTTATTAAATTTAGTATATCTATTTTTTTGGAATATATTATATAACAGCCAATTTTATAGGAGGTTCAATATGAAAATTTTAAGAAATTTTTTTACAATAGAATTTATAGGATTTGCGCTTTTTATCCTTTTATTTTCTTATCGGTCTGTTTTTGCAGATTCCCTTTGTGAGCAGGCCGCGAAGATTAACAAAATGGCTGAAAGCGAGTTAAAGCGCGATAAATCAAATTCTTTAAAGTATATGATAAAAGCTTATAATCTATGCAAGGATAATGCGGATATTACTTATAACCTTGGATATGCCTATTATTTCAATGAAAATATAGACAGCGCTTTGAAATATATGCAGGAAGCTTTAAGCAAATCCAAAGACAATCCTAAATATTTAAACAATATCGCTTATATTATGGCTGAAGATAATAGATTAAGTGACGCTAAAATTTACGCAAAACGTGCTTATGAATCTGACAAAAATTCTCCTGATGTCCTTCATACCTATGCTTTTGTGCTATATAGGCTTAATCAATATACAGATGCCCTTGATATTATTGAAAAGGGTAATTCATCTGATTCAAACATAGCATCGTTAAAAACTAAAATTGTGAATGAGCTTCTATCTGATACAACAAGGAATTTTAGTTCAAGTTCAAATGAAGACAAAGGAAAAATTCTTGCTCGACTTGATAATTATAAAAGCCTTTATCCAAATATTGAGAATTTTAAAACAAGTTATGACAAATATATGAATGCCTATCTTTCAGGCGATGTTGTAATTGAAGAAGGTAGCAGAAAACATTATGATGAAGAGCTCAATATTTCAAGCCTTAATCAGATTGATGCAATAAAAAATGATAGTGCTTATGCATTGATAATTGGGATTTCAAAATATAGAAGCAGTTTGAATCCTCCTCAGTTTGCCAGAAGAGATGCTGAAAATTTTAAAGAACTTATGACTCGAACAGGAATTTTAAAGAATGACGGAGGGCATATTAAACAAATATATGATGGAAATGCAACTAATACAGAATTGGATAATGGTTTACAATGGCTGTGCAAAAAAGGAAATTTAAATAAAAATTCTTTATTAATTTTGTATTTTTCAGGTCATGGTTCTCCTAAAACTGATGAAGATGATATGACTATTGTTGACGGATACTTAATTCCTTCAGATATAAGCACGGATAATATAACTGATAGAACTGCCTTGCTTCTTTCTTATGTTAAAACAGAGATAAATAAAGTTAAGGATTCTAATAGCGTTATTGTGCTTGATGCTTGTTTTAGCGGGCTCGGCAAGTCTGTATCCAATAAAAAACTGCCGGTTGTAAAAATAAGGGAATCTATAATTAAATCTGATAATCCTATAATTTCAGCAGCAGCAGAAAATAAACCCGCTGATGAATATCCGTCTGGCAAGCAAGGTTTATTTACTTATTTTTTTCTTGAAGCACTTATGGGAAAAGGCGATAATCGTAATGAAATTACAGTTGCAAATGGTGATGGCTGGGTTGATACTTATGAAGCTTTTTCATATGCCAAATATAAAATTGAAAGGCTCGGCAAAGAACAAAATCCTCAAATGTCTTGCAATTCAAGGATTAAATTAACAAGAGTGCCATAAAATTCAAAAGGTGTTCAATGAAAATAAGAAATATATTATTTTTTACTTATTCACTATTCACTATTAGTTATTCACTATCTCACGCTGGCTGGTGGAACTACGATTTTGAAACAGGCTTGAATAAAATAGCTCAGCATTATGCCCAATGCCCACCACTTAAAGGCAAGAAAATTGCTGTTATTTCTTTTAAATCCATTGAAAATTTAGACACCGTATTCGGAACAGCTATATCCGAATATATGACAAATGATTTAATATCTCTATCACAAAATTCTAAAGTTTTTACTGTGCTTGAAAGGAGCTATATTTACGAAATTGAAGATGAAATATATAATTATTACATTGCTGGCAAAGTAAATATATCAGGCATAAATGATAAAGACATAAATATAGATTGCAAAGGCGCTGATTTTTTATTAATCGGAACCTATGACTCCCAAGGCGATATAATTAGAATTAGTTCCCGCCTTATTCATGTAAAAAAAGAAGAATGTCATGAATCTTTTACTATCAAAGTTAATGATAATGACCATTTAAAACGTTTAAGAAAACAAAGAAATTTTGATTCATTTGAGATATCAAAGTTTGTGTCTTGTTCCAATAGGTCGCAAGGTTCAGATTCAATAGGAATAAGACTTTTCAAAATATCGAATGGGAAGAAAATACCATTTCAAGAAGGAGAGCCTGCTGTTTTTAAAATCAGTAAGGACGAAATGGGCTTTTCAATATACCTGAAAGAATCGTCATGGCTTAATGTTATTGCAATTGACGGTGAAGGCAATGCGGTTTTTTTATATCCTGTTCCAAATATTAAACCTTCTAAATTTCAAGGCGGACAAACCTATCTCTTCCCAAATCATTTGAATAAAAAACTCCAAGAAGAAAGATATTATGAAATGGCTCCTCCAGATGGATTAGCTGTTCTTAAAGTTATTGCGACATCGGCAGACATAAATTTTTGCGAAGGTATAAAACCTATAGCTGGAAATTACTTTATTGATGAAAATGCATTAAAGGATATTTTATCGAAATTGGAAATACTCCCAAAAGAAGGCTGGAGTGAGAAAAAAATTGAATTTTGGATAGAACCGTAAAAAGTAATATTTAAACATAAGGATATAAATCATGGAAAATTTTATGGAAATAGCCCTTGAATATGCTGAAAACGCTTTACAAGATGGAGATTTCCCAGTTGGATGCATTATAGTTTATAAAGACGAAATTATAGCTGATGGAATAAGGATTAATTCAAAAGGCATTGATACTAATGAATTAGACCACGCAGAAATAAGAGCTTTGAGAAAATTAACCAATCTTGATGAACCAATAAACAGAAAAGAATGCACCCTTTATACTACGTTAGAACCATGCCTTATGTGCTTTGCTGCAATTATAATAAATGGGATTGGTAAAATCGTATATGCTTATGAAGATGCGATGGGTGGATATTCAGGGTGTGATATTTCAAACTTGAAACCTATATATAAAAATAGTGGTATTGTGGTTGTTTCTAATGTTCTAAGGGAAAGGAGTTTAGTTTTGTTTAAGAAATTTTTTTCTAACCCACGTAATTTATATTTGAAAAATACTTTGTTATCAAGCTATACACTTAATTTAATTTGATTTTAAATATATAAATGATGTATTTTCTTATTTTTTTTCTTGCATTTAAATAGATAATTATATTAAAGAAAAAATTCAATATATTTATTAAATTTCTATTAAAAGGAGATTTTTATAGGGTTTATGTTAAAGGATAAAATGATATTTGTAAGGAGGTGCAGTTATAGCTAAGGATAACAAACAAAACAAGGTTAATATTAATAAGCAAATTAGAGCGAAAGAAGTTAGGGTAATTGATGCTGAAGGAGGACAGTTAGGTGTCATGCCTATTTATTCCGCTATAGCTGCGGCTACAGAGGTGGGTTTTGATTTGGTTGAAATATCTCCAAATGCTACTCCTCCTGTATGCAAAATTATGGATTATGGGCGCTATAAGTACGAATTAACAAAAAAACAACAAGAAGCAAAGAAAAAACAAAGTGTATTTCAAATAAAAGAAATCAAATTGCGTCCAAAAACAGGGGAACATGACCTTCAAGTAAAAATTGAACATATAAAGAAATTTTTAGAAAAGAAAGATAAAGTTAAAGTGACAGTAACATTCAAAGGTAGAGAAATTACTCTTTCTGATATGGGAAATGAAGCTTTAGATAAAATTATTGAAGATACTAAGGATATAGCTATAGTTGAGCAGAGTCCTAAATTAGAAGGTCGAGCGATGGCCATGGTTTTATCTCCCAAATAAATTAATTATACCTTGAAGAAATTTAGGTTAATGAAATGGCTCGGGATGTTTATACATGTCCGAGCCTATATATTTTGATAAAGGTCTTTTTTTGACTAATTAAAACTGCAAATAAATGGAGTGAATTGCAATGCCAAAGATAAAGACAAATCGTTCTGCAGCGAAAAGGTTTAAAAAAACAGGGACTGGAAAATTCGTATATTTCAAATCCCATAAAAGCCATATTTTGACTTCAAAGAACAGAAAAAGGAAAAGAAGGTTAAGAAAAAGTGGTATCATTGATTCAACAAACATGAAAGAGATAAGACGTCTTCTTCCAAATAGTTAAAATTTAAAGATAGTTAGCTGATAATTTGGAATAGCTAAAAATAGCTTGATGCTATAAAAAATACTAAGGAGATATAAAATGCGGGTTAAGAGAGGATTTAAAGCACATAGAAGAAGAAAAAAAATTTTGAAGTTAGCTAAAGGTTTTAGGGGAGCTAGAAGTAAATTATTTACTGTTGCTGCTTCTACAGTAGATAGAGCTTTAAGATACAACTATCGAGATCGAAAAGTTCGTAAACGTGATTTTCGTAGATTATGGATAGCTCG from Desulfobacterales bacterium includes the following:
- a CDS encoding caspase family protein, whose translation is MKILRNFFTIEFIGFALFILLFSYRSVFADSLCEQAAKINKMAESELKRDKSNSLKYMIKAYNLCKDNADITYNLGYAYYFNENIDSALKYMQEALSKSKDNPKYLNNIAYIMAEDNRLSDAKIYAKRAYESDKNSPDVLHTYAFVLYRLNQYTDALDIIEKGNSSDSNIASLKTKIVNELLSDTTRNFSSSSNEDKGKILARLDNYKSLYPNIENFKTSYDKYMNAYLSGDVVIEEGSRKHYDEELNISSLNQIDAIKNDSAYALIIGISKYRSSLNPPQFARRDAENFKELMTRTGILKNDGGHIKQIYDGNATNTELDNGLQWLCKKGNLNKNSLLILYFSGHGSPKTDEDDMTIVDGYLIPSDISTDNITDRTALLLSYVKTEINKVKDSNSVIVLDACFSGLGKSVSNKKLPVVKIRESIIKSDNPIISAAAENKPADEYPSGKQGLFTYFFLEALMGKGDNRNEITVANGDGWVDTYEAFSYAKYKIERLGKEQNPQMSCNSRIKLTRVP
- a CDS encoding DUF4384 domain-containing protein, producing the protein MKIRNILFFTYSLFTISYSLSHAGWWNYDFETGLNKIAQHYAQCPPLKGKKIAVISFKSIENLDTVFGTAISEYMTNDLISLSQNSKVFTVLERSYIYEIEDEIYNYYIAGKVNISGINDKDINIDCKGADFLLIGTYDSQGDIIRISSRLIHVKKEECHESFTIKVNDNDHLKRLRKQRNFDSFEISKFVSCSNRSQGSDSIGIRLFKISNGKKIPFQEGEPAVFKISKDEMGFSIYLKESSWLNVIAIDGEGNAVFLYPVPNIKPSKFQGGQTYLFPNHLNKKLQEERYYEMAPPDGLAVLKVIATSADINFCEGIKPIAGNYFIDENALKDILSKLEILPKEGWSEKKIEFWIEP
- a CDS encoding nucleoside deaminase, giving the protein MENFMEIALEYAENALQDGDFPVGCIIVYKDEIIADGIRINSKGIDTNELDHAEIRALRKLTNLDEPINRKECTLYTTLEPCLMCFAAIIINGIGKIVYAYEDAMGGYSGCDISNLKPIYKNSGIVVVSNVLRERSLVLFKKFFSNPRNLYLKNTLLSSYTLNLI
- a CDS encoding translation initiation factor IF-3 — protein: MAKDNKQNKVNINKQIRAKEVRVIDAEGGQLGVMPIYSAIAAATEVGFDLVEISPNATPPVCKIMDYGRYKYELTKKQQEAKKKQSVFQIKEIKLRPKTGEHDLQVKIEHIKKFLEKKDKVKVTVTFKGREITLSDMGNEALDKIIEDTKDIAIVEQSPKLEGRAMAMVLSPK
- the rpmI gene encoding 50S ribosomal protein L35; its protein translation is MPKIKTNRSAAKRFKKTGTGKFVYFKSHKSHILTSKNRKRKRRLRKSGIIDSTNMKEIRRLLPNS
- the rplT gene encoding 50S ribosomal protein L20 encodes the protein MRVKRGFKAHRRRKKILKLAKGFRGARSKLFTVAASTVDRALRYNYRDRKVRKRDFRRLWIARINAAARMYNLSYSKFINGLKKANVIIDRKVLAELAISDTSGFGKITELATQAL